The Amycolatopsis coloradensis sequence ACCACCGGGAGGCCGACCTCGGCGACGGTCGCGCGGACCTCGTCCATGTCGTGGCAGACCCGCGACCGCGGCACTTCGGCGCCGATCGTGCGGACGATGTCCTTGAACTTCTGCCGGTCCTCGCCGCGCTGGATGGCGTCGACGTCGGCGCCGATCAGCTCGACGCCGTACTTCTCCAGAACACCGCGCTCGTGCAGGGCGACGGCGCAGTTCAGCGCCGTCTGCCCGCCGAGGGTCGCGAGAATCGCGTCGGGGCGCTCCTCGGCGATGACCTTCTCGACGAATTCCGGCGTGACCGGCTCGATGTAGGTGGCGTCGGCGAACTCGGGGTCGGTCATGATGGTCGCCGGGTTCGAGTTCACCAGCGAGACGCGCAGTCCCTCTTCGCGGAGTACGCGGCAGGCCTGGGTGCCGGAGTAGTCGAACTCCGCCGCCTGGCCGATCACGATCGGCCCGGAGCCGATCACCAGCACGTGCTGGATGTCTGTCCTCTTCGGCATTACTTGGCCTTCTCCATCAAGCTCACGAACTCATCGAACAGGGGGGCCGCGTCGTGCGGGCCGGCGGCGGCCTCGGGGTGGTACTGCACCGAGAACGCGGGGACGTCGAACGCGCGGACACCTTCGACGGTGTCGTCGTTCGGGCAGTAGTGCGAGATCTGCGCGGCGCCGAACGGCGTCTCGAAGCGCTGTCCCGGTTCGCCTTCGAGGGCGAAACCGTGGTTCTGCGCGGTGATCGCGACCCGTTTGGTGGCCACGTCGATCACCGGGATGTTGATCCCTCGGTGGCCGTAGCGCATCTTGTAGGTGCCCAGTCCCAGCGCGCGGCCGAGGATCTGGTTGCCGAAGCAGATGCCGAACAGCGGGATCTCCCGCTGCAGCACCGATTTCGTCAGCTCCGTGGCGTGCGCGGTGGTCGCCGGGTCGCCGGGACCGTTGGACAGGAACACCCCGTCCGGCTCCACGGCGAGCAGATCGTCCACAGTGGACGACGAGGGCAGCACGTGCACCTCGATGCCGCGCGCCGCCATCAGGCGCGGGGTGTTGGACTTGATGCCCAGGTCCAGCGCGGCGACGCGGAACTTCCGCTCGCCCTGCGCTTCGACGACGTACGCCTGCTTCGTGGTGACTTCGCCGGCGAGGTCGGCGCCCTTCATCTGCGGGCTCGCCTGTACCTGCGCGAGCATTTCCTCGTCGGAGCCCAGCGCGTCGCCCGAGAAGACGCCGGACCGCATGGCGCCCTGCTCGCGCAGGTGCCGGGTCAGCGTGCGGGTGTCCACCTCGGAGATCCCGACGACGCCCTGGCGCTCCAGTTCCTCGTCCAGCGTGCGCTTCGAGCGCCAGTTGGACGGGGTGCGCGCGGGGTCGCGGACGACGTAGCCCGAGACCCAGATGCGCGAGGACTCGTCGTCCTCGTCGTTCCAGCCGGTGTTGCCGATCTGCGGCGCGGTCTGGACCACGATCTGGCGGTGGTAGGAGGGGTCGGTCAGCGTCTCCTGGTAGCCGGTCATGCCGGTGCAGAACACCGCCTCGCCCAGGCTCCGGCCGCGGGCGCCGTAGGCCGAGCCGCGGAACACGCGGCCGTCTTCGAGGACCAGTGCGGCGGGGGTCCTGGTGCTGTTCACGGTGCTCATCAGGCACCTCCCTTGATGTCGTTGCGAGTGTCTTGCAAAGCTTCGATCCACTGTGGATAGTCGTCGAGGTCGTCGCCGCGGAATCCGGTGTCCAGTTCGATGTCCCCGGCCAGCCAGGTGATGACGAGCAGCGCGTCGATGCCCATCACCTTCCCGGCCATCCCCTTGTCCTTGCGGACGCCGGTGACGGACGCGCGCGGGATCCAGAAGTCCGGGGCGCCGCCGCGTTCGATGGCGATGCCGTCTTCGTGCAGGCGCCACACCGCGCCGGTGCGCAGGCCGGCGCCGCGGGTGACGACGCGGTCCTGCCAGTGCCCGGCGGTCGTCGTGCTGACGTAGAGGCCGGTCGATTCGAGCAGTGCTTCGCCGGGCTCCGCGGGGATCTGCGGGAACGGCGGCACCTGCACGCTCTGCGCCCGGGACTTGCGCCGCCAGCCGCGCCACATCAGGAACACGCAGAACAGGAAGAAGGCGAAGACCGCCAGGGTCAGCAGGATCCGGTCACTCATTGCGCGATCTTCCCTTCCCGCGCGGTGATCCGCCCGCGCAGCAACGTCGCCGTCACCACGCCGGGGAGCCGCATTCCTTCGTACGGGGTGTTGGCCGCGATGCTCGCGAACTCGGCCCCTCGCACGGTCCATTCGGTGTCCGGGTCCACCAGCGTCAGGCTGGCGGGTTCGCCGACCTCGATCGGGCGGCCGTGGTCGGTCAGGTTGCCGATCTCGGCGGGCCGCTCGCTCATCACCCGCGCGACGCCCCGCCAGTCCAGCAGGCCGGTGCGGACCATGGTCTCGACCACGATCGACAGCGCGGTCTGCAGACCGAGCATGCCCGGCCGGGCCGAGCTCCACTCGCAGTCCTTGTCCTGGACCGCGTGCGGCGCGTGGTCCGTGGCGACGCAGTCGATGACGCCCTCGGCCAGTGCGGCACGCAGCTTTTCGGCGTCGGACTCGGTGCGCAGCGGCGGGTTGACCTTGTTGACCGGGTCGTAGGTCGCGAGCCGCTCGTCGGTCAGCAGCAGGTGGTGCGGGGTGACCTCGGCCGAGACCTTGGTGCCGCGGTCCTTGGCCCATTTGAGGATGTCCGCGGTGCCCGAGGTCGAAACATGGCAGACGTGCAGCCGCGCGTTCGCGTGCTCGGCGAGCAGGCAGTCGCGGGCGACGATCGACTCCTCCGCCGAGGCGGGCCAGCCGGTGTAACCCAGGCGGGCGGCCTGCTCACCCTCGTGCGCCTGCGCGCCGACGGTCAGCCGCGGCTCCTCGGCGTGCTGGGCGATGACCACGCCGAGCGCCGTCGAGTACTCCAGCGCGCGGCGCATGAGCAGCGGATCCGCGACGCAGAGACCGTCGTCGGAGAAGACCTTCACCTGGGCTTCGGACTTCGCCATGGTGCCCAGTTCGGCGAGCTTCTCGCCTTTGAGCCCCACGGTGACCGCGCCGACCGGGTGCACGTCGACCAGCCCGGCCTCCTGGCCGCGGCGCCACACGTGGTCGACGATCACCGCGTTGTCGGCCACCGGGTCGGTGTTGGCCATGGCGAACACCGCGGTGTAGCCGCCGAGCGCGGCCGCGGCCGAACCGGTGGCGATCGTCTCGGTGTCCTCGCGGCCGGGTTCGCGCAGGTGGGTGTGGAGGTCGACGAAACCGGGGAGCAGCACCTGGCCACCCGCCTCGATCACCTCGGCCTCGTCGGGGGTATCGATCGAACCGATGTCGGTGATGACCCCATCCTCGACGAGCACGTCGACCGGGTCGCCCTCGCCGTAGGGACGGGCGCCCTTGATCAGGACGGTGGTCACGCGGCTACTCCTTTGCCGGTCTGCGCGCCTTCGTGCGCCTGTGCGCTCTCGGGGCGTTTTGCACACCGCGAAGTCCTTGACGTCATGCGGCGGCCCCTTCGCTGGCGAGCAGGTGGTAGAGGACCGCCATGCGCACGTGGACGCCGTTGCGGACCTGTTCGGTGATGGCCGAGGCCGGGGAGTCGGCGACCGCCGAGGCGATCTCCATCCCGCGCAGCATCGGGCCGGGGTGCAGGACGACGGCGTGCTCGGGCAGGAGCTTCATCCGCCGTTCGTTGAGGCCGTACGCGATCGAGTACTCGCGCGCCGACGGAAAGAAGCCCCCGTGCATCCGCTCCGCCTGGACCCGCAGCATCATGACCGCGTCGAGCGCGGGCAGTTCGGCGTCGAGTTCGTGCGACACCGTCACCGGCAGACTCTCCACGCCGGCGGGCAGCAGCGTCGGCGGCGCGACGAGCACCACCTCCGCGCCCAGCGAGGACAGCAGGTGGATGTTCGACCGCGCGACCCGGCTGTGCAGGACGTCGCCGACGATCCCGATGCGGCGGCCCTCGAACGAGCCGAGGCGCTCCCGCAGCGTGGCCGCGTCGAGCAACGCCTGCGTCGGATGCTCATGGGTGCCGTCCCCGGCGTTGACGACCGCCGTCCCCGCTTCGGCGAGCCAGCCCGAAAGCCGCTGCGCCGCACCGGAGGCAGGGTGCCGGATGATCACGCAGTCGGCGCCGGCCGCGGCCAACGTCAGCGCGGTGTCGCGCAGCGATTCGCCCTTGTTGACCGAGGAACTGGACGCGGAGACGTTGATCACGTCGGCGCTCATCCACTTCCCCGCGATCTCGAACGAGACGCGGGTGCGGGTCGAGTTCTCGTAGAACAGCGTGATGACGGTGCGGCCGCGCAACGTCGGCAGTTTGCGGACTTCGCGGCCCAGCAAGGTGTGCTTGAGCTCTTCGGCGGTGTCCAGCACGGCTGTCGCGAGCGCCGGGTCGAGCCCGTCGGTGGCGAGCAGGTGCTTCACGATCGATCTCCTTCTGGTTGCGCGCGAAGCAGAACCGAGTCCCGTCCGTCCACTTCGGACAGCAGGACCTCGATCCCCTCGGCGCGCGAGGTGGGCACGTTCTTGCCCACGTAGTCGGCGCGGATCGGCAGTTCGCGGTGGCCGCGGTCGACCAGCACGGCCAGCTGGACCGCGCGCGGGCGGCCGTGGTCGCGCAGGGCGTCGAGGGCGGCGCGGATGGTGCGGCCGGAGAACAGCACGTCGTCGACCAGGATCACCACCGCGTCGTCGATACCGGTCGGCGGCAGCTGCGAATGTTCGAGCGCGCGGGGCGGGCGGCGGCGGAGATCATCACGGTAGAGCGTGATGTCCAGCGCGCCGGTCGGCGGACGGATGCCGGAGAACTCGGCGATCTTGTCCGCGAGCCGCAGGGCGAGCGGTGTCCCCCGGGTGGGGATGCCCAGCAACACGGGCGGAGTCGAGCCACCGGCACCGAGAGCGGTCTTCTCGATGACCTGGTGGGCCATTCGGGCGATCGTGCGCGCGACATCGCCGGACGAGAGCAGCTCGCGCTCTCCCGCCGGTTCCGCCGCGCCACGCGGGCGTGACGACAAGGCGGACCTCCTTCCCCGCCTCTCTGGACGGGTCCTTAAAGGACGTCGACTTCCTGCTTGGCGAGGAAATCGAACCGACACTAGCAGGAGCGATCGCTCATTCTTACGAGTGGCGCGCCCCAGGTGACGAAGGCCTCTCGAAAGCACCCGCTTGACCTGGTGACAACTATGCGTAACCATTACTCTGAGTATTCGACTCTAGGAGTCCCCTGGACCGGTCACCCCGACCGGTTGGGGGTGAGGAAACGGAGAACCACCAGATGGGCGATTACGCCAAGGCGCTCGGGGCCAAGCTCCGCGGGATCCGCCAGCAGCAGGGTCTGTCCCTGCACGGGGTCGAGCAGAAGTCCGGAGGCCGCTGGAAGGCCGTCGTCGTCGGTTCGTACGAGCGCGGCGACCGCGCCGTCACCGTGCAGAAGCTCGCCGAGCTCGCCGATTTCTACGGCGTGCCGGTGGTCGAGCTGCTGCCGGAAGGCCGGGTGCCGTCGGGCGCGGAACCCGCCACGAAGATCGTCATCAACCTGGAGCGTCTCCAGCAGCTCCCGGCGGAGAAGGTCGGTCCGCTCGCCCGCTACGCGGCCACCATCCAGAGCCAGCGCGGCGACTACAACGGCAAGGTGCTTTCGATCCGCACCGAGGACCTCCGTTCGCTGGCGATCATCTACGACATGACCCCCGGCGAGCTCACCGAGCAGCTGATCGACTGGGGTGTGCTGCCGCCCGAGGCTCGACCGTCCAAAGAGGACTAGAGATGGCGACGTTTTCGGTCCGGGGGGACCGGAAACGCCAACCGGCACCACCGAGTACGAGAACGGGCCGTGCCCTCGGCAGAGGACACGGCCCGTTGTAGTACGTCTTCTAGAGAACCGCGCGCAGGCGGTCGGCGATGGTGCCGATCCGGCCGAGCACGCCGTTCACGAAGCGCGGCGAGTCGTCGGTCGACAGCTCCTTCGCCAGCCCGACGGCCTCGTCGATGGCGACCGGGTCCGGCACGTCCTCGGCCCACAGCAGTTCGTAGACGCCGACGCGGAGCACCGCCAGGTCCACCGGCGGCATCCGGTCCAGCGTCCAGCCCTGAGCGTGCTCGGAGAGCAGCTCGTCGATCTGGGTCTTGCGGCCCGTGACGCCCTCGACCAGCGAGATCGTGTAGTCCGCGATCGGGTCGACCTCGACCGAACCGACCCGGTCCGCCAGCAGCGTCACCGCGTCGGCACCGCGCTGGGCGGCCTCGTACATCATCTCGACCGCCCGCTTGCGGGCCTGGCGACGGCTGATCGGCCCGCCGCGGTTCGGCGACTTGCCGGACTTGTCTGAACCGGCCATCAGCTGGAGACGCGGCCCAGGTAGCGGCCGTCACGGGTGTCGACCTTGATCTTCTCGCCGGTGGTGAGGAACAGCGGCACCTGGATCTCGGCGCCGGTCTCCAGGGTGGCGGGCTTGGTGCCACCGGTGGAGCGGTCGCCCTGCAGGCCGGGGTCGGTGTGCTGGACGACGAGCTCGACCGAGGTCGGCAGCTCGATGTACAGCGGGACGCCCTCGTGCACCGCGACCTGGACCTCGGTGTTCTCGAGGAGGTAGTTCGCGTTGTCGCCGACGGTCTCGGCCAGCACGGTGATCTGGTCGTAGGTCTCCGCGTCCATGAACACGAAGTCCTGACCCTCCTTGTACAGGTAGGTCATGTTGCGGCGGTCGACGGTGGCCGTGTCGACCTTCGTCCCCGCGTTGAAGGTCTTGTCGACGACCTTGCCGGTCAGCACGTGCTTGAGCGTCGTGCGGACGAACGCGCCGCCCTTACCCGGCTTGACGTGCTGGAACGCGGTGACGGTCCAGAGCTGGCCGTCGAGGTTGAGGACGAGCCCGTTCTTCAGGTCGTTGGTGGTGGCCACGAGTGTGCAGTCTCCTGTGTCGATCTTCCGGGCCGCCGTCAGACGACCACGAGTTCCTTGGTGCTCAGCGTGAGGAGTTCGGGCGTACCTTCCCGCACGACCAGCGTGTCCTCGATGCGCACGCCTCCGCGTCCGGGCAGATACACACCAGGCTCGACGGTGACGGCCATACCGGCGGACAGTGTACCGACGCCGGTCGCGGCGAGGCTGGGCGCCTCGTGCACCTGCAGCCCGACGCCGTGGCCGAGCCCGTGGCCGAACTCCTCGCCGCGGCCCGCGCCCACGATCACGCCACGGGCCGCCTTGTCCACTTCGGACACTTCGGCACCGGGGAGGACGGCGTCACAGCCCGCCGCCTGCGCGCGCTGGACCAGCTCGTAGATCTCCTCCTGCCACGCCGCGGGCTTGCCGATGACGAACGTGCGGGTCATGTCGGAGTGGTAGCCGTCGACCGTGGCGCCGAAGTCGATCTTGACGAATCCGCCGGTCTCGAGCGGTGCCGAGGTCGGCCGGTGGTGCGGGATCGCGGAGTTGCCGCCCGCCGCGACGATGGTGTCGAACGAAGGCCCGGTCGACCCGTGGCCGAGCATGCGGTTCTCCAGGTCGCGGGCGACGTCGAGCTCGGTACGGCCCGGCCGGAGCCCGCCGGCGGACACCAGGTCCTCCAGCGCCCGGTCGGCCGCCGCGCACGCCTGGCGCAGCGCCTCGATCTCCTGCTCGTCCTTGACCAGCCGCAGCCGCTCGACGAGCCCGGGCGTCCGCACCAGCTCGACGCGGTCGAAGCGGACCTTGAGGTCCTCGTGCTGCTCGACACTGACGTGCTGGCTCTCGAACCCGGTCTTGCCGAAGTGTTTTCCGGCCGCCAGATCGGCGAGCTTCGCCGCGCTCGCGCGGTCGAGCACGCGTTCGAGGTCGGGCACCTCCGTGGCCGACTGGACCGTATAGCGGCCGTCGGTGCAGAAGATCGTCTTGTCGTCGCCGCTCCCGTGGACGAGGAGAGCGGCGTTGGACCCGGTGAAGCCGGTCAGGTACCTGATGTTGAGCAGGTCCGTGACCAGCAGCGCGTCCACCCCGGAGTCGGCCAGCAGGGAACGCAGCGCCGCGCGGCGGCGAGAGAAGTATTCACGCACGTGATGGAGTTTAGGGGGTTCGCTGCCGGTGGCACGCGTTTCGCCGACTGCTTGCGCCAGGGCTGGTACCCGGGCGGTCCGTGAAGGCCTCCTTCCCTACCCTCAAAGTAGGGAAGGAGGCCTTCNGATCAGGGCGAGCGTCGACGGCGCCTACCCTCAAAGTAGGGAAGGAGGCCTTCACGGACCTTCCGCAGGCTGTCAGGGCCGCGGCGGGCGTGACCATCGCTACTGGCGAGTTAAACTCCCCCAATGGCACCGTGGCTGACTCGTGGACTCGTGATGGCGCTGCTGCACGGCGCGGCCGTCACCGTGCTGGCCAAGTACGAGGTCTTCAACCCCACCGACAAGACCCTCGTCACCGCCCTCACCCTCGCCGTCCTGGTCGGCGCGGCCGCGGGCTGGGGCGCCGTGGACGCCTGGCAGGGCAAACCCGAAAGCGGCAAGAACTGGTTCATCGCGGCGCTGATCGCCGGTCCGGTCTCGGGCGTGCTGTACGTGATCGGCCGCGCGGTGTTCGTCGATCAGACCGGCGCTTCGGAGCTCGGCGGCGCGCTCACCGGCGGCGCCGCCTTCTCGGCCCTGCTGGTGCTCATCCCGGCCGGGCTCGGCCTGTTCGTCGGCGGCCGCATCACCAAGCCCGATCAGCCCGCGAGCGAGAAACCCACCGGGAAGCCGTCCCAGGCCTGATCGGCGATCTTCTCGACGGCCGAGTCGTTCAGCGCCGCCGCCCCGCCGTCCGGCAGCGCGAAGAGCTTGCCGTCGAGCACCACGCCGAACCCCCGGCCTGGCGCGTGCACCACCCTCGCCCCGGCGCTCAACCGTGCCGCCCGCGGGAGGTTGTCGACGGCCTTGAGCCGCTCGTTCAGCACCTCGCCCGCGAGCGCCGCCGCCACCGAGCGCCGGTCGACCCGGACCAGGGTGCCGTCGGCCACCAGGTCGATGGTCCGCTGCGGCGACGGCATCGCGACGCCTTCGAACGAGGTCCGGATCCGGGCCTCGTCCTCGCACGCCCGCGAACCGCGGACGTCCAGGCCGAAGTGCTTGAGGTCGGTCGGGGCCGCCGCGCCGCCGATGACCGTGGCGCGGACGACGTCGAACGGGACCCGATCGCAGACGTCGCCCGAGGAGAGCGGCGCGTGCCCGTCGGGCCGCCGGACCAGCCCCGGGCCTTCCTTCCACACGCCGGGGATGATCGCCTGCCGGTACGGCTGCGCGGAGAAGTCCCTCGTCCAGAAGGTGAGGCTGGTGCCCTTTTCGGTCTCGTGCGCGATCACGAAGGCGTCGAGCGAACCGACCCACATCAGATCGGTGCTGAACCCGTCGACCAGCGAACGGGTGCGCGGCGAGGTCGTGCTGGGCTTGGCGAGGAAGCCGTGCTCCCCCAGCGTTTCCACGTTCCGGGTGAACGCCGCGTCCCTGGCGCGGAGCAGGAACTGCCCGGCGCCGTTCCATCCGGCGCCCTTCGCGGTGGTGTCGGTGAAGAGCACGTAGAACCAGCCGTCGAGGTACACCGCCGAGGGCTGGCCCGCGCCGTAGACGTTGTCGCGGTGCACGTCGTGCGACGGCCCGATGATCGGCTTCCCGCCCGCCGCCCGCGTCCAGGTGAGCCCGTCGGGGCTGGTCGCGAGGCCGATCGAGTTGCCGAGCGCGTGGTCGCCCGCCGCGCCCGTGTAATACATGTAGTAGGTCGAGCCGACCTTGATCACCGATGGATCGCAGGTGTGCATGCCGTCGAAACCGCCGGGCGCGCCCGAGAACACCGCCGCCGGGCCACCACCGGACGGGCCGGTGAACGGACCGTCGAGCGAGGGCGACTGCGCGTAGAGGACGTCGTCGCCGGGCGGCTGGGCGCTGCCGTACTGGCTGCACCACCACATCTTGAGTTTGCCGCCGTCCCGCATCACGGTCGGGCTGTAGTTGTAGACCGCGTCCTGATCGCCCGCGGCCACCACACCGCCACTGGCTCGCGGATCGCTCGTCACGAGCTCGACGTTCATCCGGCGCGGCTTTTCCTTGGGCGCCTGCTGGGCTCCGCCGATCCCGCCGCCCTTGCCGTCGGCCTGGGACTGCACCGTGCCGTCGCTGCACGCCACGAGGATCGCGCCGGCCGCGAAGAGGGCCACCACGGCACGGGCGGGTCGCCGACCCCCACGAAAAAGGCGCATGATGGCCGAGTGTAGCGAGGCTTAGCCCTGTCGAGTGACGTCAGTACCCGGGAGAGCGACCAATTCCACTTCGAAGCCATCGGCGTTTTCGAGGTAGGCGGCGTAGTGGTGATCACCGCCCGCATACGGATACTTGTCCGCGAACATCGGCGACCAGCCGTGTTCGAGGGCCTTCGCGGCCAGTTCGTTCACCCGTTCGCGGGACTCGACGTGCAGGGCGAGATGGTTCAGGCCCGGGGCGGTGCGCTCGTGCTTTTCGCCGCTGAGCGCGGGAGAACGCTCGACGACGAGATAGGTCGCGCCGTGTTTCCAGCTGACCCCGGCGGGCCAGCGCTGGAACTCGCGCCAGCCGAGTTCGCCGAGCAGCCAGCCCCAGCTCTCCTCCGCGCGACCGAGATCGGGCACCCACAGCTCGATGTGGTGCGCGCGGCCGTGATCCGAAGGCAGCGCGACGAAGACCCGATGCGGCCCGCTGCCGTAGTGGTCGCCGCCCCCGACGTCGAGGAAACCCAAGCGCCGCACCAGGTTCTGACTGGCCACATTGGACTCGCCGATCAGCGCCCACACCGACGACAGGCCGAGCCCGACGAGTCCATGCTCCAGCAGTGCCTTCGCGGCCTCGGTCGCCAGGCCCTGCCCGCCGTGCGCACGGGCCAGGTAGTAGCCGATCTCCGGCACGTCGCCGGGCAGTTCCTGCGACGGCCGGAGATGCGCGAGACCGATCACCTCGCCGTCGCGTTCGATCACCCAGTGCCCCATCCCCGCCGGGCCGTCGTAGGACAACCTGTGACCGACCATTTCGCGGACGCGGTCCTGCTCGGTGAGCGGCACCGCGAAATGCGAGGTCATCGCCGGGTCGGCGAAGAGCTTGATGATCGCGTCGGTGTCCGTCTCCGTGAGCGCGCGTAACCGCAGCCTCGCGGTTTCGAGCGCGGGAGGGTTGTTCATGCCGCGTTCGCGGCCATCCAGCGCAGGGCCAGCGGGTACCCGTCGACCCCGAGCCCGGCGATCACGGCGGTGGCGATGTCCGACAGCACGCTGTGGTGCCGGAACTGCTCACGCTTGTGCACGTTGGAGATGTGCAACTCGATCAGTGGCGCCGTGAGCTGGGCGGCGGCGTCGCGGACCGCGATCGAGTAGTGCGTCCACGCGGCGGCGTTGAGCACCACCGGCCACCCCGCGTCGGCGGCCTCGTGCAGCCAGCCGACCATCTCGCCCTCGTGGTCGGTCTGCCGGACCTCGACGTCGATCCCCAGTTCCTTGCCGGTTTCGACGCAGGTGGAGGCCAGATCCGCGTGCGTGGCCGAACCGTAGATCCCGGGTTCGCGCAGGCCGAGCCTGCCGAGGTTGGGACCGTTGAGGACGAGCACCTTCACAGCAGCACGCTCCCGCCGGGCTTGGGGGCTTCACCGGCCACCACCGAGTACGCGGCGGCGAGCAGCGACGGGTCCGGGCCTTCCAGCCTGCCGGGTTTGGCCAGCCCGTCGAGAACGACGAAGCGCAGCACGCCAGACCGGGTCTTCTTGTCGCCCTTCATCGTCTCCAGCAGTTGCGGGAGCGCGTCCGGGTCGTAGGTGGTCGGCAGGCCCAGCAGCTTGAGCACCTTCGAGTGCCGCTCGGCGGTGGCGTCGTCGAGACGGCCGGCCAGGCGCGCGAGCTCGGCGGCGAACACCAGGCCGACGCTGACCGCCGCGCCGTGGCGCCACCGGTACCGCTCGCGGCGCTCGATGGCGTGGGCGAGCGTGTGGCCGTAGTTGAGGATCTCGCGCAGATCCGACTCGCGCAGATCTGCGGCGACGACGTCGGCCTTGACCTGGATCGAGCGGCGGACCAGCTCGCCGAGGACCTCGCCGGTGGTGTCCAGCGCCGCGGCGGGATCCTGCTCGACGAGTTCGACGATCCGCGGGTCGGCGATGAACCCGGCCTTGACCACCTCGGCCATTCCGGCGACGAGTTCGTTGGGGGGCAACGTTTCCAGCGTCGCGAGGTCGACGAGGACCGCGCTCGGCTCGTGGAAGACGCCGACCAGGTTCTTGCCCGCCTCGGTGTTGATGCCCGTCTTCCCGCCGAGGGAGGCGTCGACCATGCCCAGCAGCGTGGTGGGCACGTTGACCAGGCGGACGCCGCGCATCCAGGTGGCGGCGACGAACCCGGCGAGGTCGGTCACGGCGCCGCCACCGAGCCCGACGACCACGCCCTGGCGGTCGAGGCCGATGCGGCCGAGGACCTCCCAGCAGAAGCTGGCGACGGTGAGCGCCTTGCCGTCCTCGGCGTCGGGGATCTCGACCCGGTGCGCGTCGATCCCGGCCTCGGCCAGTTCGTCGCGGATGGCCTCGGCGGTGGTCGTCAGCGTCGGCGGGTGGATCAGCGCGACCTTGGAGGCGTCGGCGAGCTGCTCGGTGAGCTCGCCCAGCAGGCCTCGGCCGATGACGACGTCGTAGGGCTTGGCGGTGTTGACGGTGATGCGGACCGGCTCGGTCATCGTTCCCCTCACTTCGGCGGAAGCCGCTTGGCCCTCGCGACCTCGCAGGTGATCTTGCCCTTGACCGGGGTGTCCCCCGGGATCTCTTCGGTCACCGTCTGGCCGGGCGTCATCCGGTTCTTCGCGAA is a genomic window containing:
- a CDS encoding beta-xylosidase; translation: MVALFAAGAILVACSDGTVQSQADGKGGGIGGAQQAPKEKPRRMNVELVTSDPRASGGVVAAGDQDAVYNYSPTVMRDGGKLKMWWCSQYGSAQPPGDDVLYAQSPSLDGPFTGPSGGGPAAVFSGAPGGFDGMHTCDPSVIKVGSTYYMYYTGAAGDHALGNSIGLATSPDGLTWTRAAGGKPIIGPSHDVHRDNVYGAGQPSAVYLDGWFYVLFTDTTAKGAGWNGAGQFLLRARDAAFTRNVETLGEHGFLAKPSTTSPRTRSLVDGFSTDLMWVGSLDAFVIAHETEKGTSLTFWTRDFSAQPYRQAIIPGVWKEGPGLVRRPDGHAPLSSGDVCDRVPFDVVRATVIGGAAAPTDLKHFGLDVRGSRACEDEARIRTSFEGVAMPSPQRTIDLVADGTLVRVDRRSVAAALAGEVLNERLKAVDNLPRAARLSAGARVVHAPGRGFGVVLDGKLFALPDGGAAALNDSAVEKIADQAWDGFPVGFSLAG
- the aroQ gene encoding type II 3-dehydroquinate dehydratase; this translates as MKVLVLNGPNLGRLGLREPGIYGSATHADLASTCVETGKELGIDVEVRQTDHEGEMVGWLHEAADAGWPVVLNAAAWTHYSIAVRDAAAQLTAPLIELHISNVHKREQFRHHSVLSDIATAVIAGLGVDGYPLALRWMAANAA
- a CDS encoding GNAT family N-acetyltransferase gives rise to the protein MNNPPALETARLRLRALTETDTDAIIKLFADPAMTSHFAVPLTEQDRVREMVGHRLSYDGPAGMGHWVIERDGEVIGLAHLRPSQELPGDVPEIGYYLARAHGGQGLATEAAKALLEHGLVGLGLSSVWALIGESNVASQNLVRRLGFLDVGGGDHYGSGPHRVFVALPSDHGRAHHIELWVPDLGRAEESWGWLLGELGWREFQRWPAGVSWKHGATYLVVERSPALSGEKHERTAPGLNHLALHVESRERVNELAAKALEHGWSPMFADKYPYAGGDHHYAAYLENADGFEVELVALPGTDVTRQG
- the aroB gene encoding 3-dehydroquinate synthase — protein: MTEPVRITVNTAKPYDVVIGRGLLGELTEQLADASKVALIHPPTLTTTAEAIRDELAEAGIDAHRVEIPDAEDGKALTVASFCWEVLGRIGLDRQGVVVGLGGGAVTDLAGFVAATWMRGVRLVNVPTTLLGMVDASLGGKTGINTEAGKNLVGVFHEPSAVLVDLATLETLPPNELVAGMAEVVKAGFIADPRIVELVEQDPAAALDTTGEVLGELVRRSIQVKADVVAADLRESDLREILNYGHTLAHAIERRERYRWRHGAAVSVGLVFAAELARLAGRLDDATAERHSKVLKLLGLPTTYDPDALPQLLETMKGDKKTRSGVLRFVVLDGLAKPGRLEGPDPSLLAAAYSVVAGEAPKPGGSVLL